The DNA window TGTCTTGACTGAAATCTTCTCGGCATTGACTGACTTGACTTTTATATTGACAGTCTTGACTTGTCATTTGTCTCTGTCAACTTGTGACTTGTCGTTCTTAACCTCGGACTTGTCGATCTTGACTTGGGAGTTCTTGGGTTTGACTTTGATCTTGGGATATCCTGCTCTTCGCTCAGGACTTGTCACTCTTGCCAGTCCTGATTCGGGACCTGTTGGACACAACTGTGCAAAACTTCCTTCTTCTGGAAACATCAAAGTCTCTTAACTTTGCACTAATTATCACCATATTCGatgcacaaaacaaaaccattagATCTATGACATTTAACTGTCattatttgctttgttttgctttgaacTGGTTCAGAATGCGAATCTAGAAAAGACTCACAGAGGAACTCTTGTGTTTTAGTGAATAAATTCTTGCCACGTGTGGCCTTCAGGACTGAATCCAGCAGCTCCTATCTTCTCCTTTGGCTCTTATCTCGGCCTGGCGTCCTTCAGACACCGTATAAAAAACAGAGACGCTGTCTGTTGCTTTGCTGTCACTGCCAAAGACAGACAACATGCTGCCTGCAGTTGTAAAGCTCTGCTGTGGTATCTCCTACCCACATTTGAGGAGCATGGCAGGTAAATGGTCTCTCTAATGTGACGGACGACTTTCTGCTTTCTGGGGTGCGACTGCTGAGCCTTTTCTTCTTCAATCATGCAGGACTTCAACGGGCAGCCGTGGCAGTGATAGGCCAGGAGCTGACACACCTGCAGAAACTGAGACAAATCCAGCATCACATGAGATCGCCTGCTGGATTTAGAAATCAGGGTACTAAAGCAATCTTTTCTGTATATTTCCTTGGCACTTTGACGCTATTGTTGAGCGATTTCTGAAAGAATCTTTTTGCAGAGTGTAAAGTTGAAGATGTGAAGCCAGTCCCTTCAAAAGAAGACCATCAGCTCTACGTACACCAAGGACAGGAAGCAATGAGGAAAGCTCTCAGCATGTTGGAGGATAAAGATGGATGGAAGGTCGAGATCACAGAGGTAAAATGAGTGAtttaaagtgaagttttttcATGTTAGAGATGTTTCTTATGCTCGTCGTCACTCTGTTCTCAGAGCGATGGGGATGTGATCTGTAGTAAAATGATGCCGGGGGCCAGGAAGGTCTTCAGGCTGGAGGCGGTGCTGGAGGCCAGCGTGGAGGAGCTCTACGACCTCCTGTTCGTCAGGGTGGAGGAGATGCACCTGTGGAACCCGAGCATACAACATATAAAAGTGAGTCACCAAATGCAAAACCACAAACAAAATTTCAGTCTGGACAAAAATGTGATATTTGCCTCTGATTTCTGCAGATTCTGAAGCACGTAGGACCCGAAACGATCGTGACTCACGAGGTTTCGGCTGAAACGGCGAGAAATCTGATCGGCCAGAGGGATTTTGTGAGCGTCAGACACAGCTGCAAACAGAAGTCCAGCGTTTATCTCGGAGGAGCAGCGATCCAACTGGAGTCCTTCCCGCCCCAGGCGGGCTTCGTGAGGTAACATTAACCCGGctgtaaatatcaaaataaaacgcAACAGCTTCATTTGGGTTTCTCTCACAGGAAAACTCCTAATCT is part of the Antennarius striatus isolate MH-2024 chromosome 21, ASM4005453v1, whole genome shotgun sequence genome and encodes:
- the star2 gene encoding steroidogenic acute regulatory protein, mitochondrial, which encodes MLPAVVKLCCGISYPHLRSMAGLQRAAVAVIGQELTHLQKLRQIQHHMRSPAGFRNQECKVEDVKPVPSKEDHQLYVHQGQEAMRKALSMLEDKDGWKVEITESDGDVICSKMMPGARKVFRLEAVLEASVEELYDLLFVRVEEMHLWNPSIQHIKILKHVGPETIVTHEVSAETARNLIGQRDFVSVRHSCKQKSSVYLGGAAIQLESFPPQAGFVRAEDGPTCIVIQALQEDASKSSFTWLLNMDVKGWLPKSLVNKALPRAQLDFTRHLRRRLTASAAPR